In Snodgrassella alvi wkB2, the DNA window TCGGCAAAGAAAGCTGTTTCTGCCAGAGCAGTCTGTTTGAGGAATAAGGATTGTGCGCTGGCAATCATTTGCGGATGTCCGCATGCATATACTTCATGGTTGCTCATGTCAGGATAATCATTTAAAGCAATATCCTGTACATACCCTCGAGCTCCTTTCCAGGCTGATTCTGGACGGGACAGTACCGCAGTCCACTTTGCCTGTACCAATTCGGCGCAGAGATTGTCCAATAAGGCAGCATCGTACAAATTTTCTTCTGCGGCTACTCCCCAGTATACATGGATAGCCTGCCGGTATTGCTGTTCAGCCAAAGTATTCAGCATAGCTTCAATTGGCGCAATACCAGTACCAGAAGCCAGCATAATTAATGGTTTTTGCTGTTTACTCAGTTGAAAGCTGCCTAAAGGTCCGTGAATGTGAATAATATCTTTTTGCTGAAGCCGTCCGTCAAATAATTGTTCAGAAAAAACACCACCCGTATGGCGGCGGACATGAATAACCAGTTGACGAGTATCGGTATTAAAACCGGCGATAGAGTAACTGCGGCGTAAATTATCAGCGAGAACAATATCGACATATTGTCCGGCTGTAAAGTTAAACTGTTTTTTTAGCGGCAGTTTCAGGGTAACAATGGCTACATTGGCACAGTAGCGAATATCATCAATCCGCGCATTCAGCGTTTGAACCGGCTGATTATTTTTACCCTGATAATTGGGTAGATAAAGTGTTATATCACTTTCAGCACTCTGACAGCATAATAAAATATCCTGCTGAGTGCTGTCTTTACTGTTCAAGGCCGCCTGTGAATTGATTTCAGTAGTTTTGCCCTCGGTCAGTTGCGCCTTGCAGGCACCACAACAGCCACTTTTACAGGCATGCGGCAGCATAATACCGTTTTCAATAGCCGCATTAAGCAGTGATTCCCCTTGTTTTGCGTAAAAAGTTTCACTTGCCGGTAAAACAGTTATCCGATAACTCATATCTGTTTTGTATTATTTTAAAGGAAACGATTATTTTAGAACCTTGCCAGATAAAAGCCAAATCAGGAGGTAAAAAGTGATAATAAATACCGCAGAGCAGATTACATTATTGTTTAATGAAAAAAGCCTGTTATGCTAAATAACAGGCTTATCATGAATACTGCCTGAAAAGGCAGGGAAAGATTTAGTTGGAAAAGTATTTGGCGTAAATTTTGTCGTACTCGCCACTGGCACGAATTTTTTTCAATGCATCATTCAGTTTTTCTACTGTGGCTGTATCACCTTTGCGTACCACGAATCCATAATGGTCTACACCGAATTCCGGTACCTTATTAATAGTAAATTTATCAGCACCGTTGGCTTTAACATAATTACTGATAACAGCACCATCTGATACCATGGCCTCAACTCCGCCATTTTCCAGCTCTTTAATGGCTAAAGGTACACTGTCAAAACGGGCAATTTTGGTACTTTGGGCACCAAGTATCTTCTGAACTGCCAGATCACCGGTCTGACCACTTGCAACAGCTACGCGTTGCATATTATTTAATTCAGCCAGAGAATGAAAGGTTTTTGCTTTTGGTGTCAGTACCATCATAGAAATATCAAAGTACGGATCGCTGAAAGTCATACTTTGTTTACGTTCATCAGTGATGGTTACCCCGGAAGCTACTATATCTAAATCGCCATTATTCAAGCTGGCAAACAGACCATCCCAGGGCTGGTCTTTAAACTGTATTTTGAAATTACCGGCTTTAGCCATTGCTGTAAGCAAGTCAATATCAAAACCGGTAAGTGAACCATCAGCGGTGCGTGACTCAAAAGGGGCAAATTCGGCATTTGTGCCCACAATATAAGTTTTATCGGCACCAGACTGTGTAGTTGCAGGTACAGATGCAGATTCTGAATTATTTTTACTTCCGCCACAGGCCGTTAGCACCAGTGCAGAGCACATGGCCGCAGCGGCGAACCAGTGTTTGATTTTCATAAATGCTCCTTGAGTTTAGATGGGTTAATTGGCTAGGAAATATGTTCTATACAAAAATTTACATTTGATAATACGCATCCTTACTGCCATGTCTGGTTTGATAGTAACATATTTAAATGATGACACAAGCTTTATAGATACTCTGTAATGTAGGTTTGCAGTGTTATAATTTCACCCTCACATATACATGACATTTATTAACAGTATATAAATTATGTGTGTTTTAGTTTTACAGGATAATTTATGCATATAATACATACCATTGCTGAAATGCGTTCATGGCGCAGGCAGGCTGAACGTGTAGCCCTGGTACCGACTATGGGTAATCTGCATGAAGGTCATTTGTCACTGGTACGTACAGCTAAAGCTTATGCTGATTCAGTGGTAATAAGTATATTTGTTAACAGGATACAGTTTGGTGCCGGGGAAGATTTTGATAAATATCCGCGTACTTTAGAGCAGGATGTAGAAAAGCTTAAAGCAGCTGGTGCCGATG includes these proteins:
- a CDS encoding 2Fe-2S iron-sulfur cluster-binding protein, giving the protein MSYRITVLPASETFYAKQGESLLNAAIENGIMLPHACKSGCCGACKAQLTEGKTTEINSQAALNSKDSTQQDILLCCQSAESDITLYLPNYQGKNNQPVQTLNARIDDIRYCANVAIVTLKLPLKKQFNFTAGQYVDIVLADNLRRSYSIAGFNTDTRQLVIHVRRHTGGVFSEQLFDGRLQQKDIIHIHGPLGSFQLSKQQKPLIMLASGTGIAPIEAMLNTLAEQQYRQAIHVYWGVAAEENLYDAALLDNLCAELVQAKWTAVLSRPESAWKGARGYVQDIALNDYPDMSNHEVYACGHPQMIASAQSLFLKQTALAETAFFADNFTPAS
- a CDS encoding basic amino acid ABC transporter substrate-binding protein; translation: MKIKHWFAAAAMCSALVLTACGGSKNNSESASVPATTQSGADKTYIVGTNAEFAPFESRTADGSLTGFDIDLLTAMAKAGNFKIQFKDQPWDGLFASLNNGDLDIVASGVTITDERKQSMTFSDPYFDISMMVLTPKAKTFHSLAELNNMQRVAVASGQTGDLAVQKILGAQSTKIARFDSVPLAIKELENGGVEAMVSDGAVISNYVKANGADKFTINKVPEFGVDHYGFVVRKGDTATVEKLNDALKKIRASGEYDKIYAKYFSN